The Geobacter metallireducens GS-15 region CAGATCATTGCGCAGGTTGCGGTAGCGCCGGCCAAAGGCCTGGAGCACGGCCCTTCCCCCGCCCCCCTCGGCAGCGAAGGATATCCCGGAGGGGTGGTTGCCGCCGGCGCCGAAGGGGCTCGTCCCACCGGTGCCGATCCACTTTTTCCCGCCGTGGTGGGCACCGTCCTGGGTACGCAGCCGCTCTTCCAGCTGCCGCAGCAGTTCGTCCAGGGAAAGCGCTTCCAGGCGGGCCAGCTCTTCCTCTGAAAGACGCCGCGGAGCCTGCGCATCCCGGAGCCATTCCAGGACCTTCTTCCTGGTGGCAAGATCTTCGGGTATCGGTGCATCCTTGAAGCAGTAGGCGAAAGCCTGGTCAAAGGCGTCGTAGTGGGCGACGTCCTTCACGAGGAGGCTGCGGGAGAGGTAATAGAAGTCCTCGAGGCTCTGGTTGTGGAGCCCATTGGCAAGCCCCTCCAGCAGGGTAAGCCACTCGGTGAGGCTCACCGGCACCTTGAGCGCCCGCAGTGAGTGGTAGAGAGCCAGAAACATCAGCGGAAAAAGCGGCGGCCCGCGGTGCGGACATCTGCCGACCGGCTGGCGTGGTGGGCGAGGATGTCGGCATCCTCCTGTATCTTGACGAGGGCGCCCAGAAACGGCACCGATTGGAGCGCGGGAGTCTCCTCCTCCGGCAGCCGTGCGCCGCTGGCCAGCAGCACCCGGATCCAGTCCAGCAGCTCCGAGGTGGAAGGGCGCTTGCGCAATCCCGGCACCTCGCGCAGACCGTAGAAGACCTTGCAGGCACTCCTCATGAGCTCGGCGGGCAGGTCCGGAAAGTGGACATCGATGATGGCGCGCATCTGCGTCTCGTCCGGAAAGTCGATGTAGTGGAATACGCAGCGGCGCAGGAACGCGTCGGGAAGCTCCTTCTCCGAGTTCGATGTAACGATCACCACCGGACGATGGGCGGCCGACACCCATTCGTCGGTCTCCAAGACGTGGAAACGCATCTCGTCCAGCTCGAACAGCAGGTCATTGGGAAACTCTATGTCTGCCTTGTCCACCTCGTCGATGAGGAGCACCACCCGCTCCGCGCTCCCGAAGGCCCTTCCCAGAGGACCGAGCTTGATGTAGTGGCGGATGTCCCGGACGTCTCCATCGCCGAAGCGGGCATCATTCAGGCGCTGGACCGTGTCGTAGGTATAGAGGCCGTCGCGGGCCTTTGTGGTGGACTTCACGTTCCACAGGATGATCTCCATCCCCAATGCCTTGGCGATATGGTAGGCGAGAAGAGTTTTTCCCGTGCCCGGCTCCCCCTTGAGCAACAGCGGCCGTTCCAGGGCAATGGCCACGTTGACCACGTCCTGGAGCGCCCTGGAGGCGACGTACCCCTCGGTACCGCAAAATTGATGGAACGGGAGATTGCTCATGGTGCTCTCCTTTATTTGCTATTCTTGCCGATTGCGTGCTGCCATATTTTAATATAAAGGTACCATTTTACCATTTTACTGTCAACATAGGCGCTCACTTCTACCTTTCCATGTTCCACCTGATGTAGGCAGCCTTCGGTATGTTGCCACTCCTGCGGCCAACCACCCCTTCCGCCACATACGACATTGTAAAATCATAATTAGCCACAGTGAATGGCAGATCGTTAGAGATTCATTCAACCACGGCAGTGACGACTCGCCAGGGACCTGAATTATGAAAAAATTTCCGATTACATCGTGGTCTCTCCCGCTTTTCCTGCCGGAGGCATGGCGGCCCTCAGCCTGCCCACCCGCTCAACCACGGGAGGATGGGAATAGTAGAACGCCGCATAAAGGGGATGAGGGTGGAGATTGGAGAGATTCTCCGTGGAGAGCTTCACGAGGGCTGAGGCCAAGGCCTCCGCATCCCCCGTAATGTCGGTGGCGAAACGGTCCGCCTCCCGCTCGTGGCGGCGGGAGAGCCAACTGGAAAGGGGGGTGAAGGGGAAGGAAACGATGGAGCCCAGGAAACCGAGGATGACGAGTCGCGCCGCGAAGGAGGCGTCCGTCAGGCCGATGAGCCCCGGAAATCCCTCCCATCCCGTGAGTTTCCAGGCAAACCACGAGCCGGCCAGGGCACCGGCTTCCGTGAGGATCAACCGCCGGCGGATATGCCCCTTCTTCCAGTGGCCGATCTCGTGGGCAAGGACCGCCAGGATCTCCCGGTGGCTCATCTGGCGGATGAGGGTGTCGTAAAGGACGATACGCTTTACCCGGCCGATGCCGGTGAAGTAGGCATTGGAGTGGCGGCTGCGCCGGGAGGCGTCCACCTGCATGACCCGGCTGACCCGCAGCCCGGCCCGTTCACACAAGGCGCGGATCTCCTCCTCCAGCCCCTCCTCGGCGACCGGCTCGAACCGGTTGAAGAGGGGTTCGATGACGTAGGGG contains the following coding sequences:
- a CDS encoding M48 family metallopeptidase, with amino-acid sequence MTAVIILFYLITLGAGFFLRTLNLRHLKRYGSTVPSGFEGAVEPETLRKTVAYTLDQSRLGLAESLFDAALLLIFLFGLLPAYDRWLASLGGSFVLSGVLFFLGLTLIQTFLGIPFDLYGTFRLEVRYGFNTTTPGLWLSDLAKSTLIAVVLTGLLVAGAFALVAWSPRFWWLWVWGFFAMVSLFLMYLSPYVIEPLFNRFEPVAEEGLEEEIRALCERAGLRVSRVMQVDASRRSRHSNAYFTGIGRVKRIVLYDTLIRQMSHREILAVLAHEIGHWKKGHIRRRLILTEAGALAGSWFAWKLTGWEGFPGLIGLTDASFAARLVILGFLGSIVSFPFTPLSSWLSRRHEREADRFATDITGDAEALASALVKLSTENLSNLHPHPLYAAFYYSHPPVVERVGRLRAAMPPAGKAGETTM
- a CDS encoding AAA family ATPase, which produces MSNLPFHQFCGTEGYVASRALQDVVNVAIALERPLLLKGEPGTGKTLLAYHIAKALGMEIILWNVKSTTKARDGLYTYDTVQRLNDARFGDGDVRDIRHYIKLGPLGRAFGSAERVVLLIDEVDKADIEFPNDLLFELDEMRFHVLETDEWVSAAHRPVVIVTSNSEKELPDAFLRRCVFHYIDFPDETQMRAIIDVHFPDLPAELMRSACKVFYGLREVPGLRKRPSTSELLDWIRVLLASGARLPEEETPALQSVPFLGALVKIQEDADILAHHASRSADVRTAGRRFFR